A DNA window from Daucus carota subsp. sativus chromosome 3, DH1 v3.0, whole genome shotgun sequence contains the following coding sequences:
- the LOC108211238 gene encoding E3 ubiquitin protein ligase DRIP2 produces the protein MFKEMVSVKREALVACMTCPICNHIFRDATTISECLHTFCRKCICKKLSDEELERCPVCDIDLGVVPEEKLRPDHNLEDLRAKIFPYKRRKLDPSEDLSSFALPSRRKEKSLSSLVVNSPRVSSKTALTGRRSKAPVRKPLRGSSFSVEKQIKKEENFASFISRETPTKQNSSNGEPSSHSTPNIGTENGASTGEGKVNVWKPLNFLVEAANRNKSAKFTSQGSTSKSQPTNAAKAKQLAFRNKRKIEDENYSTGIHLPESRKPKRIQWLHHKKESTFGKTNLSPQEVLDACNIRHEKRLNPVWCSLVASKDLEDYRSLPQISASFLRIKDGSISVSFIQKYLMRKLNLPGEDEIEIRCRGEPVVPTLQLHKLIELWLQKISSSEKVSAKIGSSAKEFVMVLGYARKPPSA, from the exons ATGTTCAAGGAGATGGTGAGTGTGAAGAGGGAAGCACTTGTGGCATGCATGACATGCCCTATTTGCAATCACATTTTCAGAGATGCTACAACTATCTCTGAGTGTCTCCACACGT TCTGTAGAAAGTGCATTTGCAAGAAATTGTCAGACGAGGAACTAGAACGTTGTCCGGTATGCGACATTGATTTGGGCGTTGTGCCAGAGGAGAAGCTGAG gCCAGATCATAATTTGGAAGACTTAAGAGCAAAGATCTTTCCTTACAAGAGAAGAAAGCTGGATCCATCTGAAGATCTTTCCTCGTTTGCATTACCTTCAAGAAGAAAGGAAAAGTCACTCTCTTCTTTGGTGGTCAACAGTCCTAGAGTTTCGTCAAAGACTGCACTGACTGGGAGAAGATCAAAAGCTCCTGTAAGAAAACCGCTGCGAGGTTCGAGTTTTTCAGTTGAAAAACagataaagaaagaagaaaattttgCGAGCTTTATATCACGTGAGACACCAACCAAGCAG AATTCTTCAAATGGTGAGCCTTCTAGCCATTCTACACCTAATATAGGAACAGAAAATGGTGCTAGCACAGGTGAGGGAAAAGTTAATGTTTGGAAGCCACTGAACTTTCTTGTAGAAGCTGCAAATAGGAATAAATCTGCGAAGTTCACATCACAAGGATCTACATCCAAATCACAACCTACCAATGCTGCaaaagctaaacaacttgcttttAGAAATAAGCGGAAAATCGAAGATGAGAATTATAGCACTGGTATACACCTTCCTGAATCTAGAAAACCCAAAAGAATCCAATGGTTGCATCACAAAAAAGAAAGCACTTTTGGAAAGACCAATCTCTCTCCCCAGGAAGTGCTGGACGCTTGCAACATCAGGCATGAAAAAAGATTAAATCCAGTTTGGTGCTCGCTAGTGGCTTCGAAAGACCT GGAAGATTATAGGTCCTTGCCTCAGATATCTGCAAGTTTCTTAAGAATAAA GGATGGGAGCATATCTGTTTCTTTTATACAGAAGTACCTAATGAGGAAACTAAACCTTCCTGGTGAAGATGAA ATTGAGATCAGATGCAGGGGCGAGCCGGTTGTCCCCACATTACAACTGCATAAACTGATTGAACTGTGGCTGCAAAAAATATCATCGTCTGAAAAAGTATCTGCAAAAATTGGCTCCTCAGCGAAGGAATTTGTAATGGTTTTGGGATATGCCCGTAAACCCCCATCTGCTTGA